A single genomic interval of Arthrobacter globiformis harbors:
- a CDS encoding LamB/YcsF family protein encodes MHAIDLNSDVGESFGRWSLGDDAAMMASVSSANVACGFHAGDPSVIRATCEAAATAGVVVGAHVGYRDLAGFGRRYMEVDPRELADDVVYQIGALQALAATAGTRVCYVKPHGGLYNAIVHNTAQAGAVVDAVKAVDPDLPILGLPGSEVLRLAEAAGLRAVSEAFADRAYNPDGTLTSRSLPGSVLEDPEAVAARVLRMTTGEAITAIDGSDLLINAESVCVHGDSPGAVAMAVAVKRALDAAGINIKAFA; translated from the coding sequence ATGCACGCAATTGATTTGAACAGTGACGTCGGTGAATCCTTCGGGCGATGGAGCCTGGGAGACGATGCAGCAATGATGGCCTCGGTGTCGAGCGCCAACGTCGCCTGCGGATTCCACGCCGGGGACCCCAGCGTCATCCGGGCAACCTGCGAGGCCGCGGCCACGGCCGGCGTGGTGGTCGGCGCCCACGTGGGCTACCGCGATCTGGCCGGATTCGGCCGCCGCTACATGGAGGTCGACCCGCGCGAATTGGCCGACGACGTCGTCTACCAGATTGGCGCGCTGCAAGCATTGGCAGCGACGGCCGGCACCCGGGTCTGCTACGTGAAGCCGCATGGCGGCCTGTACAACGCGATCGTCCACAACACCGCGCAGGCAGGCGCCGTGGTGGACGCAGTGAAGGCGGTGGATCCCGATCTGCCCATCCTTGGCCTGCCCGGATCCGAGGTGCTGCGGCTCGCGGAGGCAGCGGGGCTCCGCGCCGTCTCCGAGGCGTTCGCGGACCGTGCCTACAACCCCGACGGCACGCTGACCTCCCGCTCCCTGCCGGGTTCCGTCCTGGAGGACCCGGAGGCGGTTGCCGCCCGCGTCCTGCGGATGACCACCGGGGAGGCCATCACCGCGATCGATGGCTCGGACCTGTTGATCAATGCGGAATCGGTGTGCGTCCACGGGGATTCACCTGGCGCGGTGGCCATGGCCGTGGCCGTGAAGCGCGCGCTCGACGCCGCCGGCATCAACATCAAGGCGTTCGCCTAG
- a CDS encoding MFS transporter, with the protein MANVPVPASGGAPHPHPAPHPTIHPKGLFKAFAASLTGTALEWYDFAVYSAAAAVVFPVVFFPASDPLTGTILAFSTYAVGYVSRPVGGIIFGRLGDRIGRKKVLVITLMIIGVATVLIGVLPGYDSIGITAGVILVLLRFAQGVGVGGEWGGAVLLSSEYGDPHRRGFWASAAQVGPPAGNLLANGALAVLTVALTEEQFLSFGWRIAFLVSAVLVGFGLWIRLRLEDTPIFKAIEAHGEQPNAPVREVFSKELRPLIAAILCRVGPDVLYALFTVFTLTYGIQVLGYERNQVLTAVLVGSAFQLFMIPMAGAVSDRFNRRLVYGVGAVVGAVWTFIFFGVLGGNNQPMLIIGIVLGLMAHSFMYGPQAAFIVEQFSPRLRSTGSSLAYTFAGVIGGAIAPLLFTLLLAEFGTWIPVAIYVAVAAAVTLVGLALGRDNDTIEDLDYRLLLEGSASARQQSGVGDSL; encoded by the coding sequence ATGGCTAACGTCCCAGTTCCGGCTTCCGGCGGCGCGCCGCATCCGCACCCGGCGCCGCACCCGACGATTCACCCCAAGGGCCTGTTCAAGGCCTTTGCCGCCAGCCTCACCGGCACCGCGCTTGAGTGGTACGACTTTGCTGTCTACTCGGCGGCAGCCGCCGTCGTATTTCCTGTCGTCTTTTTCCCGGCGTCCGATCCGCTGACCGGGACCATCCTCGCCTTCTCCACCTACGCCGTGGGCTACGTTTCACGCCCGGTCGGCGGCATCATCTTCGGCCGGCTTGGAGACCGCATCGGCCGCAAGAAAGTCCTGGTCATCACGCTGATGATCATCGGCGTGGCCACGGTGCTGATCGGCGTGCTGCCCGGATACGACAGCATCGGAATCACCGCCGGGGTCATCCTGGTCCTGCTGCGGTTCGCGCAGGGCGTGGGCGTGGGCGGCGAATGGGGCGGCGCCGTCCTGCTCTCCAGTGAATACGGCGACCCGCACCGCCGCGGATTCTGGGCTTCCGCCGCGCAGGTGGGACCGCCCGCCGGCAACCTGCTGGCAAACGGCGCGCTCGCCGTCCTGACCGTCGCCCTCACCGAGGAGCAATTCCTGAGCTTCGGCTGGCGCATCGCATTCCTGGTCTCCGCAGTGCTGGTTGGCTTCGGCCTCTGGATCCGTCTGCGCCTTGAGGATACCCCGATCTTCAAGGCCATCGAGGCCCACGGCGAGCAGCCTAACGCCCCCGTCCGTGAAGTCTTCAGCAAGGAGCTCCGCCCGCTCATCGCCGCCATTCTCTGCCGCGTGGGCCCGGACGTGCTGTATGCCTTGTTCACGGTCTTCACGCTCACCTACGGCATCCAAGTCCTCGGCTACGAGCGCAACCAGGTACTGACCGCCGTCCTGGTCGGCTCCGCCTTCCAGCTGTTCATGATCCCGATGGCCGGCGCCGTCTCCGACCGCTTCAACCGCCGCCTGGTCTACGGCGTCGGAGCCGTGGTGGGCGCAGTCTGGACGTTCATCTTCTTCGGCGTCCTGGGCGGGAACAACCAGCCGATGCTGATCATCGGCATCGTCCTCGGCCTCATGGCCCACTCCTTCATGTACGGCCCGCAGGCCGCCTTCATTGTGGAGCAGTTCTCCCCCCGGCTCCGGTCCACGGGCAGCTCGCTGGCGTACACCTTCGCCGGCGTCATTGGCGGCGCCATCGCGCCCCTGCTGTTCACCCTGCTGCTCGCCGAGTTCGGAACCTGGATTCCGGTGGCCATCTACGTGGCGGTGGCAGCAGCCGTGACTCTGGTGGGGCTGGCACTCGGCCGGGACAACGACACCATCGAGGACCTGGACTACCGGCTGCTTCTGGAAGGCTCCGCTTCAGCGCGCCAGCAGTCCGGCGTCGGCGATTCCCTCTAG
- a CDS encoding GntR family transcriptional regulator produces MRKSSGTAASGREKAYEYLRENILTDPEMQGRFLNEQELAAQIGVSRTPVREALLLLVSDGLVELIPQRGAYVPPVTGREISELMELRGVLESHAARLVIEHRSVPAGKMRDTLDQQARLPENPGAEAAQEFIRLDTLFHQQLIDAAGNELISRTYSKLHVRQIVVGVSALFRTGGRRQQVCSEHQDILDALVSGDAAKAQEAIDHHLAVTRDILLRT; encoded by the coding sequence ATGCGAAAAAGTTCGGGGACAGCGGCGTCCGGCCGGGAGAAGGCGTATGAGTACCTGCGCGAGAACATCCTGACCGACCCGGAGATGCAGGGGCGCTTCCTCAACGAGCAGGAGTTGGCCGCCCAAATCGGTGTCTCGCGCACCCCGGTCCGGGAGGCCCTACTCCTGCTGGTCTCCGACGGGCTGGTGGAGCTGATCCCGCAGCGCGGGGCCTATGTTCCTCCGGTGACGGGCCGCGAAATTTCGGAACTGATGGAGCTGCGCGGCGTGCTGGAAAGCCACGCCGCCCGCCTGGTGATCGAACACCGGAGCGTGCCGGCAGGCAAGATGCGGGATACCCTCGACCAGCAGGCCAGGCTGCCCGAAAACCCCGGCGCCGAGGCCGCGCAGGAGTTCATCCGGCTGGATACGCTCTTCCACCAGCAGCTCATCGACGCCGCCGGCAACGAGCTCATCTCCCGGACCTACAGCAAGCTCCACGTCCGGCAGATCGTCGTCGGGGTTTCCGCCCTGTTCCGGACGGGAGGCCGGCGCCAGCAGGTGTGCTCCGAACACCAGGACATCCTCGATGCCCTGGTATCCGGAGACGCTGCGAAGGCGCAGGAGGCCATCGACCACCACCTGGCCGTCACCCGCGACATCCTGCTCCGCACCTGA
- a CDS encoding phosphatase PAP2 family protein has product MSDEPLADKPLTHRLLTGSPSTDKQGTPQTGVHGELRQDTTVGGTDLTRWQSRFGRLLVGAVQRTSQILGPHGALVLTLMVGAVIAAVLTAAFAEVYESVVQAAGVAGLDHPVLAAGKSVRSPGLDVAITAFTDVGGTIGMPILALAVMGALAYRRRSWTPVILIVTAGLGSLLMTIAGKRLIGRTRPDLSDAVPPYEHSASFPSGHSLNAGVLAGIVVYLIILRLKTARSRVLAGAGAAVFAAAMGLSRVYLGHHWLTDVLAAWALGAAWLALVITAHRLYLTVRKRRARGEVPAGTAPGASAPKAGRA; this is encoded by the coding sequence TTGTCTGACGAACCACTGGCTGACAAGCCGTTGACGCACAGACTCCTGACAGGCAGCCCGTCGACCGATAAACAGGGAACGCCTCAGACGGGCGTGCACGGCGAACTCCGCCAGGACACAACCGTCGGCGGCACGGACCTCACCCGCTGGCAAAGCCGCTTCGGCCGCCTTTTGGTCGGGGCCGTCCAGCGGACCAGCCAAATCCTGGGTCCGCACGGCGCCCTGGTCCTGACGCTGATGGTGGGAGCGGTCATCGCCGCAGTCCTCACAGCAGCCTTTGCCGAGGTGTATGAGTCGGTGGTCCAGGCCGCCGGGGTGGCCGGCCTGGACCATCCGGTGCTGGCGGCCGGCAAGAGCGTGCGCTCCCCCGGCCTGGATGTCGCCATCACGGCCTTCACCGACGTAGGCGGAACCATCGGCATGCCCATCCTGGCCTTGGCGGTCATGGGCGCCCTGGCCTACCGGCGGCGGTCGTGGACCCCCGTCATACTCATTGTCACAGCAGGCCTGGGCTCCCTGCTGATGACCATCGCGGGCAAGCGGCTGATCGGCCGGACCCGGCCTGATCTCAGCGACGCCGTGCCGCCTTACGAACACTCGGCCTCGTTCCCCAGCGGCCATTCCCTGAATGCGGGGGTGCTCGCGGGAATCGTCGTCTACCTGATCATCCTGCGGCTGAAGACGGCCCGCAGCCGCGTTCTCGCCGGCGCGGGCGCCGCGGTTTTCGCCGCGGCCATGGGTTTGAGCAGGGTGTACCTCGGCCACCACTGGCTCACCGACGTCCTCGCCGCGTGGGCACTCGGCGCAGCGTGGCTAGCCCTGGTAATCACCGCCCACCGGCTCTACCTGACAGTGCGGAAGCGGCGGGCACGCGGCGAGGTCCCGGCGGGAACGGCCCCCGGGGCAAGCGCTCCTAAGGCGGGCCGCGCCTAA
- a CDS encoding DUF2848 domain-containing protein produces the protein MTTLSFELPDGRTQDVEVKHLLNAGYAGREQDEVQAHIAELAELGVPGPTTTPALYPVSPYLAQQVSEVRVQHGRTSGEAEWAMVLTEEGVLLTVACDHTDRALEVHGVAWSKNASPDVLGRKAWRLDDVRGHLDQITLKAWVGEGDAPDTLIQDSSLEALLTPDYWLDVLTERGLNTPGTVLISGTVAMTSGVDQFARSWKVEMSDPVAGNSVDVQYVVEQMAEPIG, from the coding sequence ATGACGACTCTGAGCTTTGAACTACCCGATGGCCGCACGCAGGACGTGGAGGTCAAGCACCTCCTGAATGCCGGCTACGCAGGGCGTGAGCAGGATGAGGTCCAGGCCCACATTGCTGAGCTCGCTGAACTCGGTGTTCCGGGGCCCACCACGACTCCAGCCCTGTATCCAGTGTCCCCCTATCTGGCCCAGCAGGTATCGGAAGTCCGGGTCCAGCATGGGCGGACTTCCGGAGAGGCCGAATGGGCCATGGTCCTCACCGAGGAAGGGGTGCTGCTCACCGTCGCCTGCGACCATACGGACCGCGCGCTGGAGGTGCATGGCGTGGCCTGGAGCAAGAACGCCAGCCCGGATGTGCTGGGGCGCAAGGCGTGGCGGCTGGATGACGTGCGGGGCCACCTGGACCAGATCACGCTCAAGGCCTGGGTGGGGGAGGGTGACGCCCCCGATACCCTCATCCAGGACAGCTCCCTCGAGGCCCTGCTGACGCCGGACTACTGGCTGGACGTCCTTACAGAACGCGGCCTGAATACACCCGGAACCGTCCTCATCTCCGGCACCGTGGCCATGACCAGCGGCGTGGACCAGTTCGCCCGCAGCTGGAAGGTGGAGATGTCTGATCCGGTGGCCGGAAACTCCGTCGACGTCCAGTATGTCGTGGAACAGATGGCTGAACCGATCGGCTAA
- a CDS encoding carbon-nitrogen hydrolase family protein — MRLAVAQIVSSADLMANLGLVRDCATQAKAAGAELVVFPEAAMCAFGNPLADIAEPLDGPWATAVRAVARDLDIAVVAGMFTPGEGGRVRNTLLVTGPGIDTAYDKIHLFDAFGFAESDSVDAGSSPVTFELNGTAIGLATCYDVRFPALFTANARAGAAINIVCASWGAGEGKAEQWDLLVRARAVDSTTFVIACGQGDPATLGLPSAGAAPTGIGRSTVISPLGSPLVTLGGEPELAVVDIDPAIIPDVRGKLPVLANARSF; from the coding sequence ATGCGTTTAGCAGTCGCCCAGATCGTCAGCAGCGCCGACCTCATGGCCAATCTGGGGCTGGTCCGAGATTGCGCTACCCAAGCCAAAGCGGCCGGCGCCGAACTGGTGGTGTTCCCCGAGGCGGCCATGTGCGCCTTCGGTAATCCGCTGGCGGATATCGCCGAACCGCTGGACGGGCCGTGGGCCACCGCCGTACGCGCCGTTGCCAGGGATCTGGACATCGCCGTCGTCGCCGGCATGTTCACGCCTGGGGAGGGCGGACGGGTGCGGAACACCCTGCTGGTGACCGGCCCTGGCATCGACACGGCCTACGACAAGATCCACCTCTTCGACGCGTTCGGCTTTGCCGAGTCCGATTCGGTGGATGCGGGATCATCGCCGGTGACCTTCGAACTCAACGGCACCGCCATCGGCCTGGCCACCTGCTACGACGTGCGCTTCCCGGCGCTGTTCACGGCCAACGCGAGGGCCGGCGCCGCCATCAACATCGTCTGCGCGTCCTGGGGTGCCGGGGAAGGAAAGGCCGAGCAGTGGGACCTGCTGGTCCGCGCCCGGGCCGTGGACAGCACCACGTTTGTGATTGCCTGCGGGCAGGGCGATCCGGCCACCCTCGGGCTTCCATCCGCCGGCGCTGCGCCCACCGGGATCGGCCGCAGCACGGTGATTTCCCCGCTGGGTTCTCCCTTGGTGACGCTGGGCGGCGAACCCGAACTGGCCGTGGTGGACATAGACCCGGCCATCATCCCGGACGTCCGCGGAAAGCTGCCCGTGCTGGCCAACGCCCGGAGTTTCTAG
- a CDS encoding putative hydro-lyase codes for MNQANALVAPAEARRQFRNGLVTPTSGWSDGYTQANLIAVTADYAEEFLEFCRLNPRACPVIDVIPAGKYESSLAAGSDIRTDIPAYRVWEDGVLSAEVPDATPLWREDMVGVLIGCSFTFEAALASAGIPLRHTEMGRNVPMYRTSVECAPAGRIHGPMVVSMRPMPAELVETAISVTAEVPKVHGAPIHVGSPEDLGITDIFRPDFGDPVDIRPGEVPVFWACGVTPQSAVMASRPAFAISHAPGHMFITDIPESSYRVPAGN; via the coding sequence ATGAACCAGGCGAACGCACTCGTGGCGCCGGCCGAGGCCCGCCGGCAGTTCCGCAACGGCCTGGTCACCCCGACCTCCGGCTGGAGCGACGGCTACACGCAAGCGAACCTCATCGCGGTGACGGCGGACTACGCCGAGGAGTTCCTCGAATTCTGCCGGCTCAACCCCCGGGCCTGCCCTGTCATCGACGTCATTCCGGCCGGGAAGTACGAGAGCTCCCTCGCCGCGGGTTCGGACATCCGGACCGACATCCCCGCCTACCGGGTTTGGGAGGACGGCGTCCTTTCCGCCGAGGTCCCCGACGCCACCCCGCTCTGGCGGGAGGACATGGTGGGCGTGCTGATCGGCTGCAGCTTCACCTTCGAAGCCGCCTTGGCCAGCGCGGGCATCCCGTTGCGCCACACCGAAATGGGGCGCAACGTGCCCATGTACCGCACCAGCGTCGAGTGCGCCCCGGCAGGACGGATCCACGGCCCCATGGTCGTCTCGATGCGCCCGATGCCGGCCGAACTGGTGGAAACCGCCATCAGCGTGACTGCGGAGGTGCCCAAGGTCCACGGCGCGCCGATCCATGTCGGGTCGCCGGAGGACCTGGGCATCACCGATATTTTCCGGCCCGATTTCGGGGATCCGGTGGACATTCGGCCGGGGGAAGTGCCGGTTTTCTGGGCCTGCGGAGTCACACCGCAGAGCGCGGTGATGGCATCCAGGCCGGCGTTCGCGATCAGCCACGCGCCCGGGCACATGTTCATCACGGATATTCCGGAAAGCTCCTACCGCGTGCCGGCAGGGAATTAG
- a CDS encoding GntR family transcriptional regulator: MATVNPSPGVSRLRVAVPAVATRVASELRLQIAEGALLPGTKLKEEALSEELGVSRNTVREAFAELASERLVVRQPNRGVFVASLEVSDIHDVYAVRRAIEVSAVRGGGSAESIAAVRAAVEEGKRAAEAGDSEGLGSANAHFHGALVALAGSERLNVIMSQVLAEMRLFFHKASIDGGFYQDYLADNDQICRALEAGDNDLAAERLLSYLARSEEHQTAVHAS, translated from the coding sequence ATGGCCACAGTCAATCCGAGTCCAGGCGTATCCCGGCTGCGCGTCGCCGTGCCCGCGGTGGCCACCCGCGTTGCGAGTGAGCTGCGGCTCCAAATTGCGGAAGGTGCGCTTCTTCCCGGGACGAAGCTGAAGGAAGAAGCACTCTCCGAGGAGCTCGGGGTCTCACGCAACACCGTGCGGGAGGCGTTTGCCGAGCTCGCCAGCGAGCGCCTGGTGGTCCGCCAGCCCAACCGTGGGGTCTTTGTTGCCAGCCTCGAGGTCAGCGACATCCATGACGTTTACGCCGTCCGGCGCGCCATTGAAGTCAGCGCGGTCCGCGGTGGCGGAAGTGCCGAAAGCATCGCCGCCGTCCGCGCGGCCGTGGAGGAAGGGAAGCGCGCCGCCGAGGCCGGCGACAGCGAGGGGCTGGGCAGCGCGAACGCGCATTTCCATGGTGCACTGGTGGCATTGGCCGGCAGTGAACGCCTGAATGTCATCATGTCGCAGGTGCTGGCCGAGATGCGGCTGTTCTTCCACAAGGCCTCCATTGACGGCGGTTTCTACCAGGACTACCTCGCGGACAATGACCAGATCTGCAGGGCCCTCGAAGCCGGGGATAATGACCTCGCAGCCGAGCGCCTCCTCTCCTACCTCGCCAGGTCCGAAGAGCACCAGACCGCTGTCCACGCGTCCTAG
- a CDS encoding carboxyltransferase domain-containing protein: MPLSGQPVRDSPPNTPPSSAARPGRVRAVRPVGTRTILAEVSGTQDVLALQAALLEAPFPGQQDVLAAAETVMVRAESPAAARRIGQALLELDLTAPAEQAGGLVVIDTVYDGEDLAEVGKLTGLGADGVIAAHTDQVWTVAFAGFAPGFGYMVGQNQALEVPRRSSPRTAVPAGSVALAGNYSAVYPRKSPGGWQLIGRTGAKMWDLDRPEPALASPGHRVQFRAVRDVVQLATEGSGAAEADSQQTDSLQKVPQTTSGLRVLSPGIHSLIQDLGRQGHSALGVSAAGALDRASLRRANRLVGNAPSAAAIETVSGGLRLQAIGDQVLAVAGAPSALTVVTPSASPSETETGGPQDGEAQNTAGARQRTVPVAAPFALLDGEILTIGAPDAGFRSYVAVRGGIDAPPVLGSRSTDTMSGIGPKPLAAGQLLPSGGAAESGVVGSPEIQPDYPSGGVTVLDIVPGPRADWFDRAALDSLCAQDWTVKPESNRVGMRLQGTPLERSRAGELPSEGTVAGAIQMPPEGLPVLFLADHPITGGYPVIGVVVDHQLDLAAQVPIGGSIRFRIAPETAAPAGTSEETPERRASN, encoded by the coding sequence ATGCCCTTATCAGGCCAGCCCGTACGGGACTCGCCACCAAACACTCCGCCTTCGAGTGCCGCCCGCCCCGGCAGGGTCCGCGCGGTGCGGCCGGTGGGAACGCGCACCATCCTCGCCGAGGTTTCCGGAACGCAGGATGTCCTGGCCCTGCAGGCCGCGCTCCTTGAGGCTCCGTTTCCGGGCCAGCAGGATGTCCTGGCCGCCGCCGAGACCGTCATGGTCAGGGCCGAATCCCCCGCGGCCGCACGGCGCATCGGGCAGGCCCTCCTGGAGCTGGACCTCACGGCACCGGCGGAGCAGGCCGGCGGTCTGGTGGTCATTGACACCGTGTACGACGGCGAGGATCTCGCCGAGGTGGGGAAGCTGACTGGCCTCGGTGCCGACGGCGTGATTGCAGCCCACACGGACCAGGTCTGGACCGTTGCCTTCGCGGGCTTCGCACCGGGCTTTGGGTACATGGTGGGCCAGAACCAGGCGCTGGAGGTTCCGCGCCGCAGTTCCCCGCGCACGGCGGTCCCGGCGGGATCGGTGGCGCTGGCCGGCAACTACTCGGCCGTCTACCCGCGCAAGTCGCCGGGAGGCTGGCAGCTTATCGGACGCACCGGAGCCAAAATGTGGGACCTCGACCGCCCCGAACCCGCCCTGGCCAGCCCCGGGCACCGGGTCCAGTTCCGCGCCGTCCGCGACGTGGTCCAGCTGGCAACGGAAGGATCAGGCGCAGCTGAAGCGGACAGCCAACAGACAGACAGCCTGCAGAAAGTCCCGCAAACCACCTCCGGGCTTCGTGTCCTGTCGCCCGGGATCCACAGCCTAATCCAGGACCTTGGCCGGCAGGGGCATTCAGCCCTTGGCGTCTCCGCCGCTGGTGCGCTGGACCGGGCCTCGCTCCGCAGGGCTAACCGCCTCGTCGGGAACGCTCCGTCGGCCGCCGCCATCGAGACCGTCTCTGGCGGACTCAGGCTCCAGGCCATCGGGGACCAGGTCCTGGCCGTTGCGGGGGCGCCGTCGGCACTCACTGTCGTGACGCCGTCGGCCTCCCCCAGCGAAACGGAAACCGGCGGCCCCCAGGACGGCGAAGCACAAAACACTGCAGGGGCGCGCCAGCGCACCGTCCCGGTGGCCGCGCCGTTCGCCCTCCTCGACGGCGAAATCCTCACCATCGGTGCCCCCGACGCCGGCTTCCGCAGCTATGTAGCTGTCCGTGGCGGCATCGATGCCCCGCCAGTGCTGGGCAGCCGCTCCACGGACACTATGTCCGGGATAGGACCGAAGCCGCTGGCGGCCGGCCAGCTGCTGCCATCCGGCGGCGCGGCCGAGTCCGGCGTCGTGGGCAGCCCGGAAATTCAGCCCGACTATCCGAGCGGCGGGGTCACCGTGCTGGACATCGTCCCGGGCCCGCGCGCGGACTGGTTCGACCGGGCCGCCCTGGATTCACTGTGCGCGCAGGACTGGACGGTCAAGCCTGAGTCCAACCGCGTGGGCATGAGGCTGCAGGGAACACCCCTGGAGCGGAGCCGCGCCGGTGAGCTTCCCAGCGAAGGAACGGTGGCCGGCGCCATCCAGATGCCGCCCGAAGGCCTGCCCGTGCTCTTCCTCGCCGACCATCCCATCACCGGCGGGTACCCGGTGATCGGCGTGGTGGTGGACCACCAGCTCGACCTGGCCGCCCAGGTCCCGATCGGCGGCAGCATCCGCTTCCGCATCGCCCCCGAAACTGCAGCCCCCGCCGGCACCTCCGAAGAAACTCCAGAGAGAAGAGCGAGTAACTGA
- a CDS encoding MFS transporter, with the protein MANQSAMASRGPRPAVGRKDMYKAFAASLTGTALEFYDFAVYSAAAAIVFPLIFFPAADPVTGTLLAFSTYAVGYISRPVGGIIFGRLGDEIGRKKILVITLMLIGVATFLIGLLPTYGNIGIMAPAILVFLRFAQGVGVGGEWGGAVLLSSEFGDPNRRGFWASAAQIGPPAGNLMANGALAVLTLTLSEQAFLDYGWRIAFLISALLVAFGLWIRLKLEDTPIFKAMEARGDKPKAPIREVLSTQRRPLLAAMLSRIGPDVTYALCTVFTLTYGIQELGFDRGQVLVAVLVGSGLQLFTMPLAGAISDRINRRLVYGIAAVAAAVWAYLFFIVLDGRSPVMLVVGTVLGLLCHSFMYGPQAAFVVEQFTPRLRSTGSSLAYTFAGIIGGAIAPFMFTLLQSTFHSWVPVAIYLSVACLLTLVGLAIGRDSNVAEDEEYLQGSTDLVESGTR; encoded by the coding sequence ATGGCCAATCAATCCGCAATGGCCTCCCGGGGTCCCAGGCCCGCTGTCGGGCGTAAGGACATGTACAAAGCGTTCGCCGCCAGCCTCACCGGGACTGCACTGGAGTTCTACGACTTCGCGGTCTACTCCGCCGCGGCCGCCATCGTTTTCCCGCTGATCTTCTTCCCGGCCGCGGACCCCGTGACGGGCACCCTGCTGGCGTTCTCGACCTACGCGGTGGGCTACATTTCCCGGCCCGTCGGCGGCATCATTTTCGGCCGGCTCGGCGACGAGATCGGCCGCAAGAAGATCCTGGTCATCACGCTGATGCTGATCGGCGTCGCCACCTTCCTCATCGGCCTGCTGCCTACCTATGGCAACATCGGCATCATGGCCCCGGCCATCCTCGTTTTCCTGCGGTTCGCGCAGGGCGTCGGCGTGGGCGGCGAGTGGGGCGGCGCGGTCCTGCTGTCCAGTGAATTCGGTGACCCCAACCGCCGCGGCTTCTGGGCCTCGGCGGCGCAGATCGGTCCGCCCGCCGGCAACCTGATGGCCAACGGTGCGCTCGCCGTCCTCACGCTCACCCTGTCCGAACAGGCCTTCCTGGACTACGGCTGGCGCATTGCGTTCCTGATCTCGGCCCTGCTGGTGGCGTTCGGGCTGTGGATCCGCCTCAAGCTCGAGGACACCCCCATCTTCAAGGCCATGGAAGCCCGGGGCGACAAGCCCAAGGCCCCGATCAGGGAAGTCCTCAGCACGCAGCGCCGTCCGCTCCTTGCTGCGATGCTCAGCCGCATCGGCCCGGATGTCACCTACGCTTTGTGCACGGTCTTTACCCTGACGTACGGCATCCAGGAACTGGGCTTCGACCGCGGCCAGGTGCTCGTGGCGGTGCTGGTCGGTTCCGGCCTGCAGCTGTTCACTATGCCGCTCGCGGGCGCCATCTCTGACCGGATCAACCGGCGCCTTGTCTACGGCATCGCGGCAGTGGCTGCCGCTGTCTGGGCCTACCTGTTCTTCATCGTCCTCGACGGCCGCTCCCCGGTGATGCTCGTGGTGGGAACCGTGCTCGGTCTGCTCTGCCATTCCTTCATGTACGGCCCGCAGGCCGCGTTCGTCGTCGAGCAGTTCACGCCGCGGCTGCGCTCCACCGGCAGTTCGCTGGCCTACACCTTCGCAGGCATTATCGGCGGCGCCATCGCACCGTTCATGTTCACCCTGCTGCAGAGCACCTTCCACAGCTGGGTCCCGGTAGCCATCTACCTCAGTGTCGCTTGCCTGCTGACACTCGTGGGGTTGGCCATCGGCCGGGACTCCAATGTCGCCGAGGACGAGGAATACCTGCAGGGGTCCACCGACCTTGTGGAGAGCGGCACCCGATGA